A window of Quercus robur chromosome 12, dhQueRobu3.1, whole genome shotgun sequence genomic DNA:
TTGTTAGCTTCTTTCTCCTTTGGGTTTtgtctatactactatttaagaggcTTTCCTtatttggattcctcattttttatgcctaaaataccctcatcatacccacttacaagttttcaGCTAACggggatatatatataaattaaaactcttaCACTTTAAGACCCACAAACTCACATACGCTTTGCAGTTTCTATCTTAGTTTCtatctctcattcttctttaGATTGAAGACATTTAGTTTAACTCTAcatcctcctttctttttctttagattaaagaCATTTACTGTCAGAAATTCCAACAAATTTTCAAGTTCTATCTTTTGcaagttcctctttgttttctttttcttttgtttatgattgactttctttaagttctacttttttatttattttttatgtgtatcacgttaactctttttttttttttttttttaaatgtaattttaaaatgaatggtTCCTTCATATACTCTTCCACTGTATTTCTTAATGAATTgtcatttcatgttgtaggTATTGTGATCCAAAGACAGGGCTACTTTATGCTACAAAAGAAGCATTCAAAATCATATGTGAATAGTTATACAATATGGCGTCCCTTACCTCCTTTAGTAgcctttgtttacattttatttaaaaattttgaaattgaaataaaaatagttaccaCAATACTCCCTAATTAATgatcaaaatataaatgatcAATCACTATTTCATTCTTcttcctcacttttttttttcttcttcgtattttttttttctttttaaggaagtttttttattttatttttatttttttaccatcattgtatatctaggaaaaaatattttatttcgcTCATTCAGCCTTTCTCACAATAAactctctcactttttctcctccctttgttttttctctcttctcacacCCTCATTATCATCTCCTCTGACCTCTTCTCTTCCCACAGATTCTCTCTCTATCtacctctcttctcttttttctccctatttcttCTCCCCTCTACAACACCGTtctttaataagtttttttttttttttttcttttttctcctcacAGATTGGTCAACAATTCTATAACAATTTTTGGTAtatttatcaaactatttgcACTGGATTAGTTTGCTAGTAAAATTATTTGCCCTATATGGcattttgaactttttaaaatgGAACTTAAAGTTATAAtggttattttgaattatgagaagtatggtttatatatatatatatatatatatgacgtACGTTACCGTTTATATACATGAGCAAGATGAGTATTTGAGATCATGAAATTTGGATagataattttgattatatccattgtcaaaattttaatttaaaaccaaattcattcttggtttattattatttatttatattgattacattAGGTAAGTTTACATAATACACATATTATGCATGTTTTAAAAACTGTGAATAACAAataccataaaacattttcaagtccattttcaaaattattaccAAGCATCAAAAACTGagataattttctaaaaaattaatcatttttcaaaaaacgtTAATAAACAAAGCGTTGATTCTTATCTAAAGGTACCACTAACATCTCCTTTCATTTACAAATGAGCACTCTAACcgtttgtaaaattttcagtaataaaatttgtatttctatttttttttttcttattaccTCTCACTCTCAATTTTTTGTTAGTTCTTATCTAAACGTACCGCTGACAtcctttttcatttaaaaataagcaCTCGGGTCGTGTGTAAAATTTTCTGTAATAAAGTCTGTATTcctaatatttttcttattatctctCACTCCTAAAACCCCTATTTATCTTGCTCCCCCAAGCCAATTGCTGCTGTTTCAGTCAGTCAGTGAGTCCCAGAGTTTAGAgattagagaaagagaaatgggGGGTcctgaagaagaggaagaagcacTGCGTCTGAAAGGCATAGCAGAAACGAAATACAAGAAGTCGAACCTGAAGTCCGCCCTCAAGTACGCGAAGCGAGCCCTTCGGCTAGCCCCCAACCTGGATGGGCTCTCGGAGATGGTCACATCCTTCAAGATCCTCCGCTCCCCTGATTCTGATTGGTACACCATCCTCCAGGTAGAACCCTTTGCTCACATTAACACCATTAAGAAACAGTACAAAAAACTCGCCTTGCTTCTTCACCCTGACAAGAACCCTTATGCCGGCTCCGAAGAGGCCTTTAAGCTCGTCGGCGACGCCTTTCGGTTCTTGTCCGATAAGATTCGTAGGAAAGAGTATGATATGAAGCTTAGGATTAGGATTCAGGATGACAATGTCAATGTCAATGTCAATCCTCCTCCTGCTGTAGACACTTTCTGGACCGCTTGTTCCACGTGCCGTTTGTTGCACAAGTTTGAGAAAAAGTATTTGGGTCATAGTTTGGTGTGTCCTAGTTGTAGGAAGAGCTTTCTGGCTGTGCAGGTTGAGACCAATGATGGGGATGATGTTGTGGAGGAAACTAGGGTTCGGAGTGAGAGGCTGAGGAAGAGAAGTTTGGGTCTTGTCGGGAGATTTGAGCAGTCGGGTTCTAATCGGAAAATGGGTATTGGTGAGAATTTGACAAGTGCCTGTGGTGTGAAGGGAAAAAGGGGTAGTGTTGTGAAATTGGGAAGTGTGAATGTTAAGGGGAGATTGCACGGTGGTGGCGGAGTGACAAGTGGGGAATTGGAAAGGGaagaggatgaggatgaggatggtgatggtgatgataGAGGTATATGGAGTGGTGGGAGGTTGAGGAATTCGGGTTTGAAGAGAATGAGGACTGTTGGGGATGTGTTAGAGAGGTCAATGCCGAAGAGGGCAAAAACTGGGGAGGAAATGATGACATTGGCGGAGATGCAGTTGGAAGCAAAGCAAAAGGCGCATCAAGAGAGGATGAAATTGAAGTCAAAGGAAAAGGAGAAgaatgaaagagaaaagaggaaggagaaggagagGCATGGAGATTTGAAGAAGAGTAGGGATTCTAAAAGTGGGGATTTAGAAATTGAGAGGCACAGGAAGAAGGGCATGGGCTTGGAAATTGATAGGCGCAAGGATTCTAGAAGTGGGGATTTGGAGATTATGTCAGTGGAGGATTCAGACTATTATGATTTTGATAAGGATAGGGTAGAGAAAAGTTTTAAGAGAGGGCAAGTGTGGGCTCtctatgatgatgatgatggaatGCCAAGGCATTATGGTTTGATAGATGAAGTTGTTTCGGTCAATCCTTTTGATGTGAAGATGAgttggttggattttcaaagtAATGGGGATGAGGGGCTTATAATTTGGGAGAAAATGGGATTTCATATTTCTTGTGGAAGATTTAAGGTTGCTAGGAAGACTTCCATTAACTCAGTGAATGTCTTTTCACATATTGTGGATTGTGAACGAGCAGCAAGGGAGGTTTATAGAATTTATCCGAGGAAGGGCTCAGTGTGGGCACTTTATAACGATGCTGCTGTTGATGCAGAAGGAAGAAACCTCTCTGCTAAAGATAAGCGGTGCTATGACATAGTTGTATTTTTGACTAGTTTCAGTGAGATTCATGGTTTAAGCATGGCATATCTTGAGAAGGTTGATGGGTTCAAGACGGTGTTTAAGAGAAGGGAGATTGGTTCTCATGCTATTAGATGTCTTGAAGGAGATGATGTTCGGTTGTTTTCACATCAGATTCCTGCAAGGAAGCTTTCTGAGAATGAGGCTCCAGAGCTTTTGAAAGattgttgggaacttgatccTGCTTCACTTCCTTCAGATTTGCTTAGTATTGATTGGCGGAGGTAATTCTGGTAATGAGTGCTCTGTGTATAGCTTTTCATCAATTAGGGGTTGAAGTATGTTAATGTACAGCAAGCACCCTTATGAGCTAATGACCATTCTCAGTCACCCTTTGTGACCTCTGTAGCAAATGAGGGTACTTCACCTTAACACAATGCAGTCAGTTTATAACTACATTATCTTGTCTTTAATATCCTACATAAACAGAATCATGAGGTCAATGTGCTTCAGATAGTTTAAGTTCTCCACAAATTACaatctttgtttattaattttgatgtgTGGGGATGATCGGATGGGTTGTGTTCTTGAGTGCATATCGGGTAATGGGGCACTTGCACCTGCACTCTGCATCGCATATGCTTACTGTTAATGCTACTAGTTATTCATGCAATTCTGAACACTTCAAACTGTATAAGATTGTTAAAATTGGTGTAAAGAGGTCACTTCGAGCCCTAAATTCAGTCAATAGAAAAGCACACTAACAAATTCTATTAATTGaggaagaaaacaaacataagtGAGAAAAATTGCGCAGAATTGTTTGATAGGCTTCTATAATCTCGTGATCATCATAAtagtattgtaaaataagtgGATGCTATTGTTTACATAATGTGAGGTAGAAACTGCATTTGTCAAAATCGCAACCATTCCCgtcctatttatttattttaataagtattcCTGACCTATTTATTATCGAGTCCTTCCAATTGTATACTAACAATCTTCAAATAAAGTGTTTTAACCCTGCAGATTGATTAAAATTAGGCTGTTTAATGATTTTGGACTAGTTGGTtataccttttttatttttgttttgttttgttttcccgGGGGAGAGGAGGAGCAAGTTTCCCtattctaataattctatgcTTTTGTCAATGGTCCTCAAGAAAAAGGACTACTAATTAGTTGTTGTATCTTATATATTGCATTTATAATTTCCTAATATCGAGTTCTCCTCAGTGATTGGTTCTGCACAACTTCATCTCTGATATGTCTAGTTGCTATGCTTGAAAAGCCTGTATTGagtacctatcaaaaaaaagaaaagcctgTATTGAGTGTGAAATTTATATGCAACTTGTACATGACTGGGTTTACTAGTTGCATGGTGGCATTTTTCTAGTGTGTATTTTGGGGGGGAAGGTTGGAGTTGTTATAAACCTGCTTGTGTTTAGATACTGCTTGCATAATCAACACTATAAGAATGATGCTATGGATTGCCtgctatttattttgtactccctttaaagtattttttttttcttagtttatcATGtgataaacatttttttttcaaaaatttaattgtgCATAATAACAGGTATGTGTTGAATTTTCATGCCACACGTGTGATGTAGGATAGAACTCATAGAAGCCAATTTTGATGTAGAATCTTTAGGAATATAGCACTAAATTAGGGTTCTTGATGAGATCTTGAAGATTCTTGATTAGGGTTGGTGTTTAAGGGTGTAAGCCTagttaagtaataaaaaaatttggatagTGATTAGTGAATGAGCTTCATAACATTTAgatgttaaaagttaaaaccatgAATAGAACAAGAAACAAGCAAGATAAACCCTAGAAATAACATCTAGTTTCCTACACAAAATCATTCTTAGATAGGAGAAGGCAATTACACTCTTAAGCTGCTGGCATTTTATTATAGTTAATCTCGCCATCTGTCTATTATTGAATACATTAAATACTCTTGTATAGGCTATTTGCCAGTACTACTTCTAGAAGGAATAGGATTGCTAAATAACCTTTATCTAGAAAGACTGAGACTCCTAATTATAAAGAGAAGTAATTAAGAACTtttaaaccaaaatagaaaaaggactcaaaacataaaataagactCATGTGACTCTAGTATAACCCATTCCAGAAAATATGCAGTGACCCAGTTTAGTGTGTTGAGGATCTATTGCTAGGTCAAAAATTTGGGACTTGGGCCTTGTCGTCGTTGTTGTTTCTGTGTCTTTCTCTGTATTGTGGCATTAGTTTGGTATTAGAAAGTATGAAAGAAATCAAAGACttttgaatatattattatagaaacatcttttttacaatatttgtaTTGCAATAATGAGAAATgcctttaattaaaaaaagagaagggaagaaaaaatagacttagcatcaaacaagaatgtctattttgttttgataccaattggaatattaaaaaaaaaaaaggtatttcaaaattttggggccaAGGTCTTTTCATTGTTGTTATTTGTGTGTCTTTCCCTTTATTGTGGCTTTATAGAAGATCCAATGTAAAGGAATATTTTTAGAACTTCAGTGACCTTTTGTGTATGTTATTacagaaaatttttctttttatcatatCTGTATTGCAATGGTGAGAaatgttcttaattttttttttttttaaaaaaataataaaagaaaaagaaaaataaagaaaagaatagtCTTAGCATCAAACAAGaatatctattttgtttttataccAATTGGTGTAATACTTATAGAAAAAAAgtgtattttgaaattttgggactaaggtcTTTCGTAGTGTTGTGGCTTTAGTGTGGTATTAGAAAGGATGGAAGATCCAATTAAAGGAAAGTTTTTAGAACTTAAAGGacttttgtatatatttattacagaaacattttcttttattatatctGTTAATGATGAGAAATgttcttaatttaaaaataaaaataagggaagaagaagaaaaaggaaaagaaaagaagagtctTTAGCATCAAACAAGAAGTCAAGAAtatctattttgttttgatgcAAACTCATTCGTTATTTTGATACTCTATTCTTATTATGGTCATTCTGGATCTTCTCCCAACAGGGTTCATTAAAACCTGTTTCATGGTAATAGCTCTTTGAGGGGATCTAAGAGATTCCAATGGTAATAGCTTTCCATGGAAGAGTATTTGGTGCACAAAGACTCCAAAGATAGTTGCTCTTTATCTAGACAGAAACATAGGGAAATTTTTTGACAGGTGAACCCTTGTTAAAAGAGGAGTTGTTTTGGTAGATTGGTGTTGCATGTGCAAATAAAGTAGTGCAGCAATGGAACTTTTGTTATAATTGTGGAGTAGCCTGAGACTTGTAGTCTTGTCATTTGTTCTTACTATATGTTTGGGGTACGTTGGATGATGCCTAAGAAGGTTGTGTGTGCATCCTCTACTGTTAAACATCATAGGTATTTTGTTTGGATTATAGCCCCGTTATTCTAGCGTGGGCAATATGGAGCGAGAGGATCAATCATACATTTAACGTTGTGCAGTAATCAGTTATGGTGTTAGGAGTCCTTGGTTGTGAGATCCTTGTTTGAATGCTCTTGCACTCTTGGTCCTATGGTCTTAatgatatttgtttgtttgtaaattttattgattctctttcttttcaatatGTAATTCTCTTTATCATGTAATTCTTTAGGAGAACTTTTGTTATACAACTATGCAccttgtgtgtgtatatttatatattgtggggGTCAAAAACTAACTAACAAAATGAACCGCTAATCAGAATTTGATCATCACATTTAATTTGTAATGAGTGGAAGATGTATAATCCACATTGGGAGGTTAGAACAAGAATAGAAATTAAATGATACGAACTTATTATTGATAAACAGCTTGGAATTAATCTTGCTTAGGATACATCCATCCAAAGGCAAATACAAGTGTTCCTCTAAACTCTTTCCTCTCTCTAAGTTTTTCTGCCCCTTTCTATGTGTGTTTCTCCTCTCTATTTATACCCCTAAGCCCTCTTATCATTAGTGGGCTGTCATAATGTGCATCAAgagatacttgtcccatccgGTGTTTCCTCCTCTCTTTAGATGATGAAAATGGATTTTTGGGGTATGAAACACTATTTAGACCAGTCATTTAGTAATAAATGCGGTTGTGTCAAGTAGGAACATCTAATTAATGCGAAGGTGACTGTTATTTGTCTTAAGGGTTATTTACCTTGGAACCTCAAACGATCCTTATGGGGCTGTGATTGTTGTCAGCTACTTCTTCGACATCAACCTCCTAAGCTGTCTTTGTTGTCCGAGAGTCATATATTATCTTGCATCAATTCAGGGATGCAAGCCACTTCTGTTGTCAGACCTTAGTTTATTTATTGGGCCTAAGATCACGGTATGGGTCCATTTCCTTGGACATTTCTACTCTTTAATGAGTTTATGTTCTATAACCCACGAAGTGTGGTTTGGGGACTACTCTCCGATATATTCTAAGTTATATTAtactattcaatattttttattggatatgaatgttaacaaatccactattagattatattaaatattattggATATGAATGTTAACAAATCCATtgttagattatattttcttcttatactctaaatgcttgcaaaatttcaagataatatgaaattaataactatgtcatcgatcaaatatttcaatttcaattttttgtatataaaactatgcataaaagatgagattctagatTGAATAATAACTAACATCTGATTGTTATGAAACTTGGTATGCATGTCAAGAATATAGATAACATATAATTAAACGGtaggatttttgaaatattaatccaataaaaagttattgtgaaaatgaatttttctgtccctatattttcaccctatttccattttggtcctcactttttcatttttcagtaaAACCTTCACTCTTGAGAGAAAATAACACGATTCCACCCATTTGTTGGGTTGTGCCAAACAATTTGAAAGGTTGGACGGtctctaaacaaaaaaaacccaagggctcctaagctaaaaaaaataaaataatgtgtaGAACCAAAAATCATAGATTTAGAAATTCGATTACATGAGGGGAAAGTGTTATACATCCCACAACGCCTATTCAAAAAGATAGTACCttgtttcaaatttaatttttaaatctcacaatttaaataacaattgaaatatttggcatttggttttaaagaaaatatattatgcGTGCAATGACATGAAACAAAGGTAAAATCTATTCTAGAATGACATGTGAGAATGACATGGACAATCTATCCTAGAATGACATGAGGATGCATGACATATACATAATCTACCATAAGGTGACCTTTTGTGTATGTATGGACATGTgaacaatttattttagaaagtgggataaaaaaatatagctAAACATGTGATCGCAAAACATTTATTAGGAAAGTGggcatcaattaatttttacttcttttaaagagagagaaaaaaaaaaagtcatgtttcttctttatcttgcaattttaactctctttttttttatttttttttttatttttttaagacaagtaacattaactttttttttttaaaagaaaagtcaCAGTACGATCCTAAGTTTTTTGGCACAAACTTTTTAAGTGGTAAGTTATGgacttataattattatttagaataatatttgtaaggactcgatttgtaacgacccgtaataacgctgggttcgcacgtaaaaggcccaaacaatatcatttgtagagcgtgggtttgaaaggttaggtcTTTGTCACAAGACAGTGGGTTTTctatggtgttcatacataattaaagtGTGTGCGccttaggagtctttctccaggAGGCGGGTTGGGAGGCtttggtttttggccatttttcccaaccCCCTTCTGGATTGcccacttttccttttatactagcatgtgttccttatccttcgtccacgtgtaggatcgacttttccaagactaatatttgtcccatcagcccatatctagagtggttgggggtggttgtaaaagctggagagtatggctctgtcaggtgtagagtattgaatggcagtaagggcagctttccctggtcgttacactttccagcgtatccttctttattgacctagatatttttagattttttccaagctgctcctataccgtttttgcccttcctttcagtgagacctcggacatgccgaggactgaatcgtcctcagCTGTGTCCCAAGACTATTTTGTACTCGTATTACCGACCctgggctataaccttcctcggcttgggccttgggccccaatgaataaatgggtcAGGGCctcaaattattgggccccacaatagcccctcaaaatcctgctgtccgacctcttggttggagagaaGGGTTTTGGTAATGCTAAGCTTTTATCACGGCTCGTTTAACTCtgtccttcattaatgttggtgtctcttcatctaccCAGGAAACATTCCGGGctacgagacattcctctgaATTCATTCATAATACATTCCTGCTGTTTGATTATCCAAAAcgcgcctttaatgatttccctttacgagaccatttaaaTTCGACGGTTATTGACGGTATGGGGAAGTGGAACGGGTATTTTCTCGTTCACagattttcttgaaaatctgGACAGATTAAATACCTTCcgttttgcccttcatataagaagaaaagcaAGAGGTTATTTCTCTTGTATAGAGACCCTTTTAATCATTTTGAAATCTGAAACCCTTAGCCTCCTCCAGAGTTTACTTTATCCGCTAGTTACATCCTAACTTGTGATACATTCGAGATAGGAGTAAGTAATGAAGGAACCATACCCTTCCCAGAAATACCATGTTCTTATGAAGCTCAAAATGactcggtcagggcagggatgaCAGAGACTCAAGATCCTTCTTAccctcctttcagccaaaatccgaagtaggGGCTCATCGCGTCAAACTTTTGGcgcgactgagctggggtcgcccattatcagtaccagccgctctcttacaagcatagctaacatggcaccagcgtgttaggagttaggactgacgcagggacaaagtatccctgcttcttcctctcttccttcactggtgcctccttttgcctctctttcttcttctttccaccactggatccatcctggtgcttttccttctttctcttcttctcctctcccgCCAAGGAAGTCCCTCTTCTCAATATGGGTGCCACTGAGGCAGAGTTTGGAAAGACTTAGGAGCAGAGCTTAACAAGatttctgtttgtttgtttttttttttttttgtaactcattttctatataggctttgtttaagcccttcattgtacgctgtaacACCTCTTTACATTAATAAAGGTCGTCATTTCTTGATTTCGTACATTCTATCTCTTCTTTCGAAATAGTTATGCCGTGAAGAGACGTACTAtcctgtaatttttttttttttttttttatactatgaaCGATGCTTGGGGACGAAATCCCAGTTAATGAAAAGATCTCGCTCTGTGCTTATTGGAACTATCTGGTGTAATAATGTCAACTTGAATAAATGGCACTTAGGGCAGAAACCTCTTACTGAGAAAATGATGTTTATAATGAACTTAATAAAAttgttcggcacaataatgccgacctaaGAAAGCGATACTTAGGGCCAAAATCCCTTACCAAGATAAAAGATACTATTATGAACTTATGAGagctgttcggcacaataatgccaacCTGAACAAACGACACTTAGGGTCGAAACCCTTGCtaaataaaacatattattatGAACTTAACAGAGTTGcttggcacaataatgccgacctgagaaaacaatacttaCCCCAAAAATAGTCGAGATGACAGCTGAATGCTCGATGCATtgtaggaggtaatcatccgaggatatataacccaaaaatgaacagcccctacAGGTTGCCGAGTAATAAGGCGTTTCACCATCTTCCTAATAACTTTCATAGCTTTAACCACTTCTGGTACTTGATCCGAGGATTGAGCAACTTAGAATTCTTATTAAGTAGCTGACCTTTCCACAGGTTTGAGTTCGagaaccatacaataccttggttcagTCTAAAACTTggttttttcttctaagtagttggtttccccataggtttgagtctgaggaccatgcaataccttggttctgtccaaaactcgattttgataagtagttggtttccccataagtttgagtccgaggaccatgcaataccttggttctgtccaaaactcagtttttttttcttctaagtagttggtttccccataggtttgagtccgaggaccatgcaataccttggttctgtccaaaactcagttttttttttcttctaagtagttggtttccccataggtttgagtccgaggaccatgcaataccttggttctgtcaaaaacttgatagatattgctaagtagttggtttccc
This region includes:
- the LOC126709342 gene encoding uncharacterized protein LOC126709342, whose amino-acid sequence is MGGPEEEEEALRLKGIAETKYKKSNLKSALKYAKRALRLAPNLDGLSEMVTSFKILRSPDSDWYTILQVEPFAHINTIKKQYKKLALLLHPDKNPYAGSEEAFKLVGDAFRFLSDKIRRKEYDMKLRIRIQDDNVNVNVNPPPAVDTFWTACSTCRLLHKFEKKYLGHSLVCPSCRKSFLAVQVETNDGDDVVEETRVRSERLRKRSLGLVGRFEQSGSNRKMGIGENLTSACGVKGKRGSVVKLGSVNVKGRLHGGGGVTSGELEREEDEDEDGDGDDRGIWSGGRLRNSGLKRMRTVGDVLERSMPKRAKTGEEMMTLAEMQLEAKQKAHQERMKLKSKEKEKNEREKRKEKERHGDLKKSRDSKSGDLEIERHRKKGMGLEIDRRKDSRSGDLEIMSVEDSDYYDFDKDRVEKSFKRGQVWALYDDDDGMPRHYGLIDEVVSVNPFDVKMSWLDFQSNGDEGLIIWEKMGFHISCGRFKVARKTSINSVNVFSHIVDCERAAREVYRIYPRKGSVWALYNDAAVDAEGRNLSAKDKRCYDIVVFLTSFSEIHGLSMAYLEKVDGFKTVFKRREIGSHAIRCLEGDDVRLFSHQIPARKLSENEAPELLKDCWELDPASLPSDLLSIDWRR